A portion of the Pedobacter cryoconitis genome contains these proteins:
- the bshB1 gene encoding bacillithiol biosynthesis deacetylase BshB1: MKLDILVLAVHPDDAELGCSGTILKHIAQGKKVGIVDFTRGELGTRGTAETRDQEAKDSAKILGLHARENLRFKDGFFKNDEAHQLEVIRMIRKYQPEIILGNAIRDRHPDHGRAASLASDSCFLSGLPKVETIDNGVAQQAWRPRLFLQYIQDTYIKPDVIIDITPYIETKINSIKAFKTQFHSPELNKNPELDGPATYISSPEFFESVIARAREMGKPIGATYAEGFTSAKLLGVDNLFELR, encoded by the coding sequence ATGAAATTAGATATATTAGTATTAGCTGTACATCCTGATGATGCAGAATTAGGCTGTTCAGGAACAATTTTAAAGCATATTGCGCAAGGTAAAAAAGTAGGAATAGTTGATTTTACCAGGGGGGAGTTAGGCACCCGCGGAACAGCTGAAACACGTGATCAGGAAGCGAAGGATTCAGCAAAAATATTAGGTTTGCATGCCCGTGAAAATTTAAGGTTTAAAGACGGGTTTTTCAAAAATGACGAAGCACATCAGCTGGAGGTAATCCGGATGATCCGTAAATACCAGCCTGAAATCATTTTGGGTAATGCGATACGTGACCGTCATCCTGACCACGGAAGAGCTGCCTCTTTAGCGAGCGATTCTTGTTTCCTGTCTGGCCTGCCCAAAGTGGAGACTATAGACAACGGTGTAGCGCAACAGGCATGGAGACCACGGTTGTTCCTTCAATACATTCAGGATACCTATATCAAGCCAGATGTAATTATAGACATTACGCCTTATATTGAAACGAAAATCAATTCTATCAAAGCTTTCAAAACTCAATTCCATAGCCCTGAACTGAATAAAAACCCAGAGCTTGACGGCCCGGCGACTTACATTTCTTCACCAGAATTTTTTGAGAGTGTAATTGCAAGAGCCAGGGAGATGGGAAAACCTATCGGTGCCACTTATGCAGAAGGCTTTACTTCTGCTAA
- a CDS encoding glutathione peroxidase: MEENPQSIYQFNAKLIDGKNKELADYKGKVLLIVNIASACGFAPQLKELQELRDSFNQEEFEVLGFPSNDFGGQEPLVGTAIYEFCEANYGVKFPVFEKIMVRGSQANPIYKFLSNKDLNGHIKSTPRWNFHKYLINKNGEVVDYFFPFTKPLSSKVRKKIQRLL, encoded by the coding sequence ATGGAAGAAAACCCTCAAAGTATTTACCAGTTTAATGCAAAACTAATCGATGGAAAAAATAAAGAATTAGCAGATTATAAAGGTAAAGTGCTTCTGATCGTAAATATTGCTTCTGCGTGTGGATTCGCGCCTCAATTGAAAGAACTTCAGGAGCTCAGAGATTCGTTTAATCAGGAAGAATTTGAAGTTCTGGGTTTCCCTTCCAATGATTTCGGTGGGCAGGAACCTTTAGTAGGAACTGCGATTTATGAATTTTGTGAAGCAAACTACGGTGTTAAATTTCCTGTATTTGAAAAAATCATGGTCAGGGGTTCGCAAGCAAATCCAATCTATAAATTTTTGAGTAATAAAGACCTCAATGGTCACATTAAATCTACACCAAGGTGGAATTTTCATAAATATCTGATCAATAAGAACGGCGAAGTAGTGGATTACTTTTTCCCGTTTACCAAACCATTATCTTCCAAGGTCAGAAAGAAAATTCAACGCTTGCTCTAA